In one window of Camelina sativa cultivar DH55 chromosome 15, Cs, whole genome shotgun sequence DNA:
- the LOC104744595 gene encoding 40S ribosomal protein S3a-1-like, whose protein sequence is MAVGKNKRISKGRKGGKKKLVDPFSKKDWYDVKAPSLFTHRNVGKTLVSRTQGTKIASEGLKHRVFEVSLADLQGDEDNAYRKIRLRAEDVQGRNVLCQFWGMDFTTDKLRSLVKKWQTLIEAHVDVKTTDAYTLRLFCIAFTKRRANQVKRTCYAQSSQIRQIRRKMTEIMVKEASSCDLKDLVAKFIPEAIGREIEKATQSIYPLQNVFIRKVKILKAPKFDLGKLMDIHGDYTAEDVGVKVDRPAEEVVEEPTEIIGA, encoded by the exons ATGGCCGTCGG GAAAAACAAGAGAATCTCCAAGGGTAGGAAGGGAGGAAAGAAGAAGCT TGTTGATCCTTTCTCCAAGAAGGATTGGTATGATGTTAAGGCTCCTTCATTGTTCACCCATAGAAATGTTGGAAAGACACTTGTTTCCAGAACTCAGGGTACCAAA ATTGCCTCCGAAGGATTGAAGCACAGAGTTTTTGAGGTTTCCCTAGCTGATCTTCAAGGTGATGAAGACAATGCTTACAGGAAGATCCGTCTCAGAGCTGAAGATGTCCAAGGCAGGAACGTTTTGTGCCAGTTCTGG GGCATGGACTTCACCACTGACAAACTTAGGTCATTGGTTAAAAAGTGGCAGACTTTGATTGAGGCTCATGTTGATGTTAAAACCACTGATGCCTACACTCTCAGGCTTTTCTGCATCGCCTTCACCAAGAGACGTGCTAACCAGGTCAAGAGGACTTGCTATGCTCAATCCAGCCAAATCCGTCAG ATTCGCAGGAAGATGACTGAAATTATGGTTAAGGAAGCTTCCTCATGTGACCTCAAGGATCTTGTTGCTAAGTTCATTCCCGAAGCTATTGGCAGGGAGATTGAAAAGGCAACTCAGAGCATCTACCCTCTTCAGAACGTTTTCATCCGTAAAGTCAAGATCCTCAAGGCACCCAAATTCGACCTTGGCAAGCTCATGGAT ATTCACGGAGACTACACAGCAGAAGATGTTGGTGTTAAGGTAGATAGGCCTGCTGAAGAGGTTGTTGAGGAACCTACTGAAATCATCGGAGCTTAA